CTGCGTCATCTTGGCGCGAAAAAAATCAGCGAGCGCCTGCCGTTTATCTGCGAACTGGCGAAAGCCTATGTCGGCGTCGATCCGATCAAAGAACCGATTCCGGTACGCCCGACGGCCCACTACACCATGGGCGGTATCGAAACCGATCAAAACTGCGAATCCCGCATCACCGGGCTGTTTGCAGTGGGCGAATGCTCGTCGGTCGGCCTGCATGGTGCCAACCGTCTCGGCTCTAACTCGCTGGCGGAACTGGTGGTGTTTGGCCGCCTGGCCGGTGAACGCGCCATTGCACGTTCGGCCTCTGCGAGCCAGGCCAATGATGCTGCGTTAAACGCACAGGCAGCAGATGTCGAGCAGCGTCTGAAAGCGCTGGTCAATCAGGACGGCAACGAAAGCTGGGCGAAAATCCGCGACGAAATGGGCGAATCCATGGAAGAAGGCTGCGGGATCTACCGCACGCCGGAATTAATGCAAAAAACCGTGGATAAGCTGGCCGAGCTGCAAGAGCGTTTTAAACGCGTGCGCATTACCGATACTTCCAGCGTCTTCAACACCGATGTGCTCTACACCATCGAACTGGGACACGGACTGAACGTGGCCGAATGTATGGCGCACTCGGCGCTGGCGCGTAAAGAATCCCGCGGGGCGCATCAGCGCCTGGATGAGGGATGTACTGAGCGCGATGACGTCAACTTCCTCAAGCACACACTGGCTTTCCGCGATGCCGACGGCGCAACCCGACTGGAATACAGCGACGTGAAGATCACTACGCTGCCACCGGCGAAACGCGTATACGGTGCAGAAGCTGAATCGCCTGAGAAGAAGGAGACGAACAATGTCTGAGATGAAGAATCTGAAAGTGGAGGTGGTGCGTTACAACCCGGAAGTGGACGATGCACCTCACAGTGCCTTCTATGACGTACCTTACGATGAAGCCACTTCTCTGCTCGACGCGCTGAACTATATCAAAGATAACCTTGCGCCGGACCTGAGCTACCGCTGGTCGTGCCGTATGGCGATTTGCGGCTCCTGCGGCATGATGGTCAACAAGGTCCCGAAACTGGCGTGTAAAACCTTTCTGCGCGATTACGAGAAAGGCCTGAAAGTCGAGGCGCTGGCAAACTTCCCGGTTGAGCGCGATCTGGTGGTCGATATGACCCACTTTATCGAAAGTCTCGAAGCGATTAAGCCTTACATTATCGGCAATACGCGCACGCCGGATCAGGGGCCAGGCAAGCAAACCCCGGCGCAGATGGCGAAGTACCATCAGTTCTCCGGCTGCATTAACTGCGGCCTGTGCTACGCTGCCTGCCCGCAGTTTGGCCTGAATCCTGAGTTTATCGGCCCGGCGGCAATTACGCTGGCGCATCGCTATAACCTTGATAGCCGCGATCACGGCAAAAAAGAGCGCATGGGGCAACTCAACAGCCAGAACGGCGTGTGGAGCTGTACGTTTGTCGGCTACTGTTCGGAAGTGTGTCCGAAACATGTCGATCCGGCTGCGGCCATTCAGCAGGGCAAGGTGGAAAGCTCGAAAGACTTTCTTATCGCCACCCTGAAACCACGCTAAGGAGTGCATTATGACGACTAAACGTAAAGCCTGGGTTCGTCCCATGCCGTCAAGCTGGTGGAAAACTCTGCCGTTTTATCGCTTCTACATGCTGCGTGAAGGAACGGCGGTACCTGCGGTCTGGTTCAGTATCGAACTGATCTTTGGTCTGTTTGCGCTAAAACATGGGCCGGAAAGCTGGCAAGGTTTCGTGCATTTTCTGCAAAACCCGATTGTGGTGATCCTCAATCTGGTGACGCTCGCCGCCGCGCTGCTGCACACCAAAACCTGGTTTGATCTGGCGCCGAAAGCGCAGCTTATCATCGTCAAAGGCGAAAAAATGGGGCCAGAGCCGGTAGTGAAAGGGCTTTGGGTGGTGACTGCGGTAGTCACTGTGGTGGTGCTGTTTGTGGCTCTTTTCTGGTAAGGAGGCCAACGTGATTAACCCGAATCCAAAACGTTCTGACGAACCCGTATTCTGGGGCTTGTTCGGCGCAGGCGGTATGTGGAGCGCCATTGTCGCGCCGGTCATC
The Kosakonia oryzae genome window above contains:
- a CDS encoding succinate dehydrogenase/fumarate reductase iron-sulfur subunit — its product is MSEMKNLKVEVVRYNPEVDDAPHSAFYDVPYDEATSLLDALNYIKDNLAPDLSYRWSCRMAICGSCGMMVNKVPKLACKTFLRDYEKGLKVEALANFPVERDLVVDMTHFIESLEAIKPYIIGNTRTPDQGPGKQTPAQMAKYHQFSGCINCGLCYAACPQFGLNPEFIGPAAITLAHRYNLDSRDHGKKERMGQLNSQNGVWSCTFVGYCSEVCPKHVDPAAAIQQGKVESSKDFLIATLKPR
- the frdC gene encoding fumarate reductase subunit FrdC — its product is MTTKRKAWVRPMPSSWWKTLPFYRFYMLREGTAVPAVWFSIELIFGLFALKHGPESWQGFVHFLQNPIVVILNLVTLAAALLHTKTWFDLAPKAQLIIVKGEKMGPEPVVKGLWVVTAVVTVVVLFVALFW